Proteins from one Mycobacterium sp. EPa45 genomic window:
- a CDS encoding SRPBCC family protein, with translation MAGPVDRVVSADVPGAPAAVRAYYVDLDNIRDVHPLVVSVETLSRTVVEDGYVHVYRVRDRIPLGAVKLPITYTARLEVPSAGPVRTEARQFPAVRLDSVVSFDPIPAGTRLTERIRFTAPRPLLAVTVRQAIAAHTEMLAGIRRHFEGV, from the coding sequence ATGGCCGGTCCCGTCGACCGGGTGGTCAGTGCTGATGTGCCCGGCGCGCCCGCCGCGGTTCGCGCCTATTACGTCGACCTGGACAACATCAGGGACGTCCACCCACTGGTGGTGTCGGTCGAGACCCTGTCCCGCACGGTCGTCGAGGACGGCTACGTACACGTCTATCGGGTGCGCGACCGCATCCCGCTGGGCGCGGTGAAACTTCCGATCACTTACACGGCGCGGTTGGAGGTGCCGTCGGCGGGACCGGTGCGCACCGAGGCCCGTCAGTTCCCGGCCGTCCGCCTGGATTCGGTGGTGTCTTTCGACCCGATCCCGGCTGGGACCCGGCTGACCGAGCGGATCCGCTTCACCGCACCGCGGCCGTTGCTCGCCGTCACCGTGCGACAGGCGATCGCGGCGCATACGGAGATGCTGGCCGGCATCCGCCGGCATTTCGAGGGGGTCTAA
- a CDS encoding DUF732 domain-containing protein: MNVTRLAMAAVAAVAAPIVLAAPSHADPDTDFANQLHTFGIYGPRDYNAWIGKITCKRLATGLDKDAYASAKFLLTNLPMGTNQGQALQFLGAAIGTYCPDQVGVLQRASVG, encoded by the coding sequence ATGAACGTTACGAGGCTTGCCATGGCCGCCGTTGCGGCCGTCGCGGCGCCGATCGTGCTGGCCGCGCCGTCGCACGCCGACCCCGACACCGATTTCGCCAATCAGCTGCACACCTTCGGGATCTACGGGCCTCGTGACTACAACGCGTGGATCGGCAAGATCACCTGCAAGCGATTGGCCACCGGCCTGGACAAGGATGCCTACGCCTCGGCGAAGTTCCTGCTGACCAATCTCCCGATGGGCACCAACCAGGGCCAGGCTCTGCAGTTCCTCGGCGCTGCGATCGGCACCTATTGCCCGGACCAGGTCGGCGTTCTGCAGAGGGCGTCCGTCGGCTAG
- a CDS encoding phosphotransferase family protein: MRSVARFGAHVGRGVRRLALDSALGGRRSFPRRMADLTPTALSAIIGRRVDSVAIRDGAAGTSSRARLALTGDDVPASVFVKMSADSAGIRMLGELAGLGETEARFYRELAPELGAGVPRSYGSAFDHLTGRFVIVLEDMTISPCEFPDTLNPLSTDQMGQVLEVLAELHATFWGRLPQKSGGGGQFAWLVAPSEDPANLLTPAVMRTSARRLAGSTTIPVRAGRYIWENFPAITALIDRGPHTVLHGDAHPGNTFFRNGRAGLLDWQVLRRGHPARDLAYAIVLGTPVGDRAGVERDLLDVYRTALAAMGGPQFDRDDLWTRYRQAVAHPYLSGLATAGLGGMQSERIALEGLRRAVTALEELETVDALQRVR, encoded by the coding sequence CTTCGGCGCCCACGTCGGCCGCGGTGTGCGGCGACTCGCCCTCGACAGCGCGCTTGGCGGCAGGAGGTCGTTTCCGCGTCGGATGGCCGACCTCACGCCGACGGCGTTGTCCGCGATCATTGGCCGCCGCGTCGATTCGGTGGCGATCCGCGACGGCGCCGCGGGAACCTCGAGCCGCGCCCGACTGGCGCTCACCGGCGATGATGTCCCGGCATCGGTGTTCGTGAAGATGTCCGCCGACAGTGCCGGCATCAGGATGCTGGGGGAGCTGGCCGGCCTTGGTGAGACCGAAGCTCGGTTCTACCGGGAATTGGCACCCGAACTCGGGGCGGGAGTTCCGAGGTCGTACGGCTCGGCATTCGACCACCTGACGGGGCGCTTCGTGATCGTCCTGGAGGATATGACCATCTCGCCGTGCGAGTTCCCGGACACGCTGAACCCGCTGTCGACCGACCAGATGGGCCAAGTCCTCGAAGTGTTGGCCGAATTGCACGCGACGTTCTGGGGTCGTTTGCCCCAAAAGTCCGGTGGCGGTGGTCAATTCGCCTGGCTGGTGGCGCCCTCGGAGGACCCGGCCAATCTCCTGACACCCGCGGTCATGCGCACCTCGGCGCGCCGCCTGGCGGGCTCGACGACGATACCGGTACGGGCCGGCCGCTACATCTGGGAGAACTTTCCCGCCATCACCGCCCTGATCGACCGCGGCCCGCACACCGTCCTGCACGGAGACGCCCATCCCGGGAACACGTTCTTCCGCAATGGGCGGGCAGGGTTGCTGGACTGGCAGGTGCTGAGACGCGGTCATCCGGCACGCGACCTCGCCTACGCGATCGTCCTCGGTACTCCGGTCGGTGACCGGGCGGGCGTCGAGCGTGACCTACTCGACGTGTATCGAACGGCACTGGCCGCCATGGGTGGACCGCAATTCGACCGCGACGACCTGTGGACGCGCTATCGGCAAGCCGTTGCGCACCCGTATCTTTCGGGCCTCGCCACCGCAGGACTCGGCGGCATGCAATCCGAGCGCATCGCGCTGGAGGGCCTGCGGCGCGCGGTGACCGCGCTGGAGGAACTCGAGACCGTCGACGCGCTACAGCGAGTGCGCTGA
- a CDS encoding SDR family NAD(P)-dependent oxidoreductase: MTQLDGKVALVTGASSGLGAATAQVFAERGATVFGIARDDERMATVFESVPGGAYSSVDITSAQACREAVAQCVERFGRLDVLVNAAGFHQMRHTTSVTDEDWDYDLAVNLNGPFYLTRAALPHLLEVGGNIVNVASIAGIEGEVYSAAYCAAKHGLVGMTKALAIEYTKEQLRVNVICPGGMLTPQVTDFKTPDDANWDLIMRIAAPRGMMAPADVAKVIAFLASDDAITIHGAVYNVDNGKTAG, encoded by the coding sequence ATGACACAGCTGGACGGAAAAGTCGCCCTGGTGACCGGCGCGTCGTCAGGCCTCGGGGCCGCGACCGCGCAGGTCTTCGCCGAGCGGGGAGCGACGGTGTTCGGCATCGCCCGCGACGACGAGCGAATGGCGACGGTTTTCGAATCCGTTCCTGGCGGCGCATATTCGTCTGTCGACATCACCAGCGCCCAAGCCTGCCGAGAGGCCGTCGCGCAGTGTGTGGAACGATTCGGCCGGCTCGACGTGCTGGTGAACGCGGCGGGCTTTCACCAGATGCGACACACCACGTCGGTGACCGACGAGGACTGGGACTACGACCTTGCCGTGAACCTGAACGGGCCCTTCTATCTGACCCGCGCGGCACTGCCGCACCTGTTGGAGGTCGGCGGCAACATCGTGAATGTCGCGTCGATCGCCGGCATCGAAGGCGAGGTGTATTCGGCCGCGTACTGCGCCGCCAAGCACGGACTGGTCGGGATGACCAAAGCTTTGGCGATCGAGTACACCAAGGAACAGCTGCGGGTGAACGTCATCTGCCCGGGCGGGATGCTCACCCCCCAGGTCACCGACTTCAAGACTCCCGACGACGCCAACTGGGATCTCATCATGCGCATCGCCGCGCCGCGCGGGATGATGGCGCCGGCCGATGTGGCGAAGGTGATCGCGTTCCTCGCCAGCGACGACGCGATCACCATCCACGGCGCGGTGTACAACGTCGACAACGGCAAGACCGCGGGTTAG
- a CDS encoding RND family transporter: MTDLQSPPKKNPLIPRFVRAFSVPIVLLWLGLVVVLSVAVPSLEQVSQEHTVSLAPEDAPSMKAMKKVGKDFQEFDSNSSAMVLLESDQQLGPEAHRYYDGLMQKLRADTKHVEHIQDFWGDPLTAAGSQSADGKAAYVQLYLAGNQGEALANESIDAVTKIVKDNPPPAGIKVYVTGPTALSHDQHNAGDSAVKLIEALTIGVIFVMLLLVYRSITTVILVLVMVFTELTAARGVIAFLGNYEIIGLSTFAVNLLATLAIAAATDYAIFLIGRYHEARLAGEDRETAFYSMYHGTSHVILGSGLTIAGATFCLHFTRLPYFQSLGFPLAIGMLVVVFAALTLGAAIISIGARFGMFEPKRKMNTHTWRRVGAAVVRWPGPILVASIALSLIGLLALPTYKTNYNDRYYLPGTIPANQGYAAADRHFPQARMNPELLLLEADHDVRNPADMLVVDRIAKTVFHIPGIGRVQTITRPLGTPIEHTSIPFIISMQGTNQTMNMSYLQDRMKDMLKMGDELQVTIDTMERMLALTKEMVGITHNMVEKTKQMVADTNEIRDNISDFDDFFRPIRNYLYWEPHCFDIPICWSMRSIFDSLDGIDTLSDDLGSLMVDMDKLDVLMPKMVQVMPPMIATMKTMKTTMLTMQSTMGGLQNQMDAMQQNATALGQAYDASKNDDSFYLPPEVFDNPEFKRGLKMFVSPDGKAVRFIISHEGDPATPEGISHIDKIKNAAFEAIKGTPLEGSKVYLGGTASVYKDMQHGANYDLMIAGIAALCLIFIIMLVITRSVVAAGVIVGTVVLSLGASFGLSVLLWQHILGQPLHWLVIAMAVIILLAVGSDYNLLLVARFKEEIHAGLNTGIIRAMAGSGSVVTSAGLVFAFTMASMAISPLRVGGQVGTTIALGLLFDTLVVRSFMTPSIAALLGRWFWWPQKVRQRPLPEPWPTPQEAAERRSVDASAPGVST, translated from the coding sequence ATGACCGACCTCCAGAGCCCGCCCAAGAAGAATCCGTTGATACCCCGGTTCGTCCGGGCGTTCTCGGTGCCGATCGTTCTGCTGTGGCTCGGTCTGGTCGTTGTGCTCAGCGTCGCCGTCCCGTCGCTGGAACAGGTGAGTCAGGAACACACCGTCTCGCTGGCGCCCGAGGACGCGCCATCGATGAAGGCGATGAAGAAGGTCGGCAAGGACTTTCAGGAATTCGATTCCAACAGCAGTGCGATGGTGCTGCTGGAAAGCGACCAACAGCTGGGCCCCGAGGCACACCGCTACTACGACGGCTTGATGCAGAAGCTGCGCGCGGACACCAAGCACGTCGAACACATCCAGGACTTCTGGGGCGACCCGCTGACCGCCGCCGGATCCCAAAGCGCTGACGGCAAGGCGGCTTACGTCCAGCTGTACCTGGCCGGAAACCAGGGCGAGGCGCTGGCCAACGAGTCGATCGACGCGGTCACCAAGATCGTCAAGGACAATCCGCCGCCGGCCGGAATCAAGGTCTACGTCACCGGCCCGACCGCGCTGAGCCACGACCAGCACAACGCGGGTGACTCCGCCGTCAAGCTCATCGAAGCCCTCACCATCGGCGTGATCTTCGTGATGCTGCTGTTGGTCTACCGGTCGATCACGACGGTGATCCTCGTGCTCGTCATGGTCTTCACCGAACTCACGGCGGCCCGAGGGGTCATCGCCTTCCTCGGAAATTACGAGATCATCGGCCTGTCGACATTCGCGGTGAACCTACTGGCGACCCTGGCCATCGCGGCCGCGACCGACTACGCGATATTCCTGATCGGCCGCTATCACGAGGCCAGGCTGGCCGGCGAGGACCGCGAGACTGCCTTCTACTCGATGTACCACGGCACCTCCCATGTGATCCTGGGGTCGGGCCTGACCATCGCCGGCGCGACGTTCTGCCTGCACTTCACCCGGCTGCCTTATTTCCAGTCGCTCGGCTTCCCGCTGGCGATCGGGATGCTGGTCGTGGTGTTCGCAGCCCTCACCTTGGGTGCCGCCATCATCTCGATCGGCGCCCGGTTCGGCATGTTCGAGCCCAAGCGGAAGATGAACACCCACACCTGGCGACGGGTCGGGGCCGCGGTGGTCCGCTGGCCAGGACCGATCCTGGTCGCCTCGATCGCGCTGTCCCTGATCGGTCTGCTGGCGCTGCCGACCTACAAGACCAACTACAACGACCGCTACTACCTGCCCGGCACCATTCCGGCCAACCAGGGCTATGCGGCTGCCGACCGGCACTTCCCGCAAGCGCGGATGAATCCCGAACTGTTGCTGCTCGAAGCCGACCACGACGTGCGCAACCCGGCCGACATGCTGGTCGTCGACAGGATCGCCAAGACGGTCTTCCACATTCCTGGCATCGGCCGCGTGCAGACCATAACGCGTCCGCTCGGCACCCCGATCGAGCACACGTCGATTCCGTTCATCATCAGCATGCAGGGCACCAACCAGACGATGAACATGTCCTATCTGCAGGACCGCATGAAGGACATGCTGAAGATGGGTGACGAGCTCCAGGTCACCATCGACACCATGGAGCGCATGCTGGCGCTGACCAAAGAGATGGTCGGAATCACCCACAACATGGTGGAGAAGACCAAGCAGATGGTCGCCGACACCAACGAAATCCGGGACAACATCTCCGATTTCGACGATTTCTTCCGGCCGATCCGCAACTACCTGTACTGGGAACCGCACTGCTTCGACATCCCGATCTGCTGGTCGATGCGGTCGATCTTTGATTCGCTCGACGGAATCGACACTCTCAGTGACGATCTCGGGTCACTGATGGTCGACATGGACAAGCTCGACGTCTTGATGCCCAAGATGGTCCAGGTCATGCCGCCGATGATCGCGACGATGAAGACCATGAAGACCACCATGTTGACCATGCAGTCGACCATGGGCGGCCTGCAGAATCAGATGGACGCCATGCAGCAGAACGCGACTGCGCTGGGCCAGGCCTACGACGCGTCCAAGAACGACGACTCGTTCTATCTGCCACCAGAAGTGTTCGACAACCCGGAATTCAAGCGCGGCCTGAAGATGTTCGTCTCGCCGGACGGAAAAGCGGTGCGGTTCATCATCTCCCACGAAGGAGACCCCGCGACGCCAGAAGGCATCTCGCATATCGACAAGATCAAGAACGCCGCTTTCGAGGCGATCAAAGGCACCCCGCTCGAGGGTTCGAAGGTGTATCTCGGTGGCACCGCCTCGGTCTACAAAGACATGCAGCACGGCGCCAACTACGACCTCATGATCGCCGGAATCGCGGCTCTCTGCCTGATTTTCATCATCATGCTGGTGATCACCCGAAGCGTGGTGGCCGCCGGGGTGATCGTGGGCACGGTGGTGCTGTCGCTGGGTGCGTCGTTCGGGCTCTCGGTCCTACTGTGGCAACACATTCTGGGGCAGCCGTTGCACTGGCTCGTGATCGCGATGGCGGTGATCATCCTGCTCGCGGTTGGCTCGGACTACAACCTGCTACTGGTCGCGCGGTTCAAGGAAGAGATCCACGCGGGGCTCAACACCGGCATCATCCGGGCCATGGCCGGCAGTGGTTCGGTGGTGACCTCGGCGGGTCTGGTGTTCGCTTTCACGATGGCTTCGATGGCCATCAGTCCGCTGCGGGTCGGTGGCCAGGTGGGAACGACGATCGCCCTGGGTCTGTTGTTCGACACCCTCGTGGTCCGCTCGTTCATGACGCCGTCCATCGCGGCCCTGCTGGGACGCTGGTTCTGGTGGCCCCAGAAGGTGCGTCAGCGTCCGCTGCCGGAACCATGGCCGACGCCGCAGGAGGCGGCCGAGCGGCGCTCGGTCGACGCGAGCGCACCGGGTGTCTCCACCTGA
- a CDS encoding MmpS family transport accessory protein — MVKALGRAWIPLVIVIVVVIAAFGVFRLHGVFGKTELTRPGSGLANDTKPFNPKQVTYQIFGPEGAVATINYLDLDAQPQIARDITLPWSLTLTTTAPAASANIVAQGDTDTIGCRILVDGVLKDEKTSTGVNAQTFCLVKSA, encoded by the coding sequence ATGGTCAAGGCACTGGGGCGGGCTTGGATACCGCTGGTCATCGTGATTGTGGTGGTTATCGCAGCGTTCGGCGTGTTCCGGCTGCACGGCGTCTTCGGTAAGACCGAGCTGACCCGCCCCGGCAGCGGCCTGGCCAACGACACCAAGCCGTTCAACCCCAAGCAAGTGACCTATCAGATCTTCGGCCCCGAAGGCGCAGTGGCAACCATCAACTACCTCGACCTGGACGCGCAGCCCCAGATCGCCCGCGACATCACGCTGCCCTGGTCGCTGACCCTCACCACGACAGCTCCCGCCGCCAGCGCCAACATCGTGGCCCAAGGCGACACCGACACCATCGGCTGCCGCATTCTGGTCGACGGCGTGCTCAAGGATGAGAAGACGTCGACCGGCGTCAACGCCCAGACCTTCTGCCTGGTGAAGTCCGCATGA